A single genomic interval of Gemmatimonas sp. harbors:
- a CDS encoding 6-bladed beta-propeller gives MTLLNAVDALGAQGKPGVRQFRTDSFFIREWIRGGVKEPDLLVEPREIAVTQSAVVVLDAGTREIHVLDLRDGSKRLVLKATGEGPGEFKRPIHIATTTQLIGVLDQATSRITVYSDSGRYLWTTSVPDGPSVEAICMLPRGRLRVKYLGAVGALATIDSSGRILSRSSLPAAPELQKAPTFANAAYVADGCADGVMSIVPSFGAFWYSIAENGATKRFAYVEAGRDAVITLRKRAVDRSRTLKADQLIQTTEVNAIARGAMQRGDTIIVEAGATNRLPYELIDYYRAKDGKYLYSRHLPFTPSALAITPDGRLIATFIGDETSSIVQLSTTPLSPREIAKQKPRK, from the coding sequence GTGACACTGCTCAACGCCGTCGATGCGCTGGGTGCGCAAGGAAAACCAGGCGTGCGGCAGTTCCGCACAGACTCGTTCTTCATCCGCGAGTGGATTCGTGGCGGCGTCAAGGAACCGGACCTGCTCGTCGAGCCGCGCGAGATCGCCGTAACGCAGAGCGCCGTCGTCGTGCTCGACGCCGGTACGCGCGAGATCCACGTACTCGATCTAAGAGATGGATCGAAGCGCCTCGTGTTAAAGGCAACGGGTGAAGGTCCCGGCGAGTTTAAGCGTCCCATACACATCGCCACCACGACACAGCTTATCGGCGTGCTTGACCAGGCCACGAGTCGTATCACTGTGTACTCGGACTCCGGACGCTACCTGTGGACCACATCCGTTCCTGACGGTCCGAGCGTGGAGGCCATCTGTATGCTTCCACGAGGGCGATTGCGAGTTAAGTATCTCGGCGCCGTCGGGGCCTTGGCCACGATCGACAGTTCGGGGCGAATCCTGTCGCGGAGCTCACTGCCGGCAGCACCGGAGTTACAGAAGGCGCCCACCTTCGCGAACGCTGCGTACGTCGCCGACGGATGTGCTGACGGCGTGATGAGTATCGTCCCTAGCTTCGGCGCATTCTGGTATAGCATCGCGGAAAACGGCGCGACGAAGCGCTTCGCCTATGTCGAGGCAGGGCGCGACGCGGTGATCACGTTGAGGAAGCGAGCCGTCGATCGCAGCAGAACACTCAAGGCGGACCAGCTCATTCAAACGACCGAGGTCAACGCCATCGCGCGCGGCGCGATGCAGCGCGGTGACACGATCATTGTCGAGGCTGGGGCAACGAATCGTCTGCCCTACGAGCTGATCGACTACTATCGGGCCAAAGACGGCAAATATCTGTACTCTCGACACCTACCCTTCACGCCGTCGGCGCTCGCTATCACACCCGATGGACGACTGATTGCGACATTCATAGGGGACGAGACGTCTTCCATTGTCCAACTCTCGACCACCCCTCTTTCCCCACGCGAAATCGCCAAGCAAAAGCCGCGAAAATAG
- the guaB gene encoding IMP dehydrogenase: MAPSTTDHPTQQQQPAADSTSASGLSRSQTSRANNGARSPSRVRDDFALTFDDVLLAPRHSLTHPREVSIASRFTRGITLNVPLASAAMDTVTESEMAIAMARFGAIGVLHKNMSIDRQAAEVDRVKRSESGMILNPITLSPTASLREAVALMMRFKISGVPIVDASGLLVGILTNRDLQFERDLDRPLRDVMTSEDLVIAPVGTTLDEAERILGKHRIEKLPVVDEHGVLKGLITVKDIHKRRQYPDANKDIHGRLRVAAALGSGGDYLDRARALIQAGVDVLIIDTAHGHSEGVLQATAKVREAFPEVQLVAGNVATRAGAAALVERGVDAVKVGVGPGSICTTRVVTGVGVPQLTAVMDAVEGAGDIPVIADGGVKYSGDIVKALAAGASSVMMGSMLAGTEESPGESFLLEGRRFKMIRGMGSLSAMQDGSADRYFQDGEMSPKKLVPEGIEGRVPYKGAVGDVIFQMIGGLRSGMGYVGCGTIEQLRTEAEFVRITTAGLRESHPHDVTITREAPNYSL; the protein is encoded by the coding sequence ATGGCACCCTCGACGACTGACCACCCGACGCAGCAGCAACAGCCCGCCGCCGACTCCACGTCGGCGAGCGGGCTTTCGCGTTCCCAGACCAGCCGCGCCAACAATGGTGCGCGGTCGCCTTCACGCGTGCGCGACGATTTCGCGCTGACCTTCGACGATGTGCTTCTCGCTCCGCGTCATTCCTTGACGCATCCGCGGGAAGTCAGCATCGCCTCGCGCTTCACCCGTGGTATCACGCTGAACGTCCCCCTCGCCTCGGCCGCGATGGACACGGTCACGGAAAGCGAGATGGCGATCGCGATGGCGCGCTTTGGCGCCATCGGGGTGCTGCACAAGAACATGTCGATCGACCGCCAGGCGGCCGAAGTGGACCGCGTGAAGCGCAGCGAGAGCGGCATGATCCTGAACCCGATCACACTCTCGCCCACCGCGTCGCTCCGTGAAGCCGTGGCGCTGATGATGCGTTTCAAGATCTCGGGTGTGCCGATTGTCGACGCCAGTGGATTGTTGGTCGGCATCCTCACCAATCGCGATCTGCAGTTCGAGCGTGATCTCGATCGCCCGCTGCGCGACGTGATGACCTCGGAAGATCTGGTGATCGCTCCCGTCGGTACGACGCTCGACGAAGCGGAGCGCATTCTCGGCAAGCACCGCATCGAGAAGTTGCCCGTAGTCGACGAGCACGGCGTGCTCAAAGGGCTCATCACCGTGAAGGACATTCACAAGCGCCGTCAGTATCCCGACGCGAACAAGGACATTCACGGTCGCCTTCGGGTGGCGGCGGCGCTCGGTTCGGGTGGGGACTATCTCGATCGGGCTCGTGCCCTGATTCAGGCCGGGGTCGATGTGTTGATCATCGACACGGCACACGGGCACAGCGAAGGGGTGCTCCAGGCGACCGCGAAGGTGCGGGAGGCCTTCCCTGAGGTCCAGCTGGTGGCCGGAAATGTCGCCACGCGGGCCGGTGCGGCGGCGCTGGTGGAGCGTGGGGTCGATGCCGTGAAGGTCGGCGTGGGGCCGGGCTCGATCTGCACCACGCGCGTGGTGACCGGTGTTGGCGTCCCGCAGCTGACCGCAGTGATGGACGCCGTCGAGGGTGCGGGCGATATCCCCGTGATCGCCGACGGTGGAGTGAAGTATTCGGGTGACATCGTGAAGGCGCTGGCTGCCGGAGCCTCGAGTGTCATGATGGGCTCGATGCTGGCTGGCACCGAAGAGAGCCCGGGCGAGTCGTTCCTGTTGGAGGGACGTCGCTTCAAGATGATCCGCGGCATGGGCTCGCTGTCGGCCATGCAGGACGGTTCGGCCGACCGCTATTTCCAGGACGGCGAGATGTCCCCCAAGAAGCTCGTGCCGGAAGGCATCGAGGGGCGTGTGCCGTACAAGGGCGCAGTGGGCGACGTGATCTTTCAGATGATCGGCGGCCTCCGCAGCGGCATGGGCTATGTGGGTTGTGGCACGATCGAGCAGCTGCGCACGGAAGCGGAATTCGTGCGTATCACGACCGCCGGCCTGCGTGAATCGCACCCGCACGACGTTACCATTACCCGCGAAGCACCGAACTACTCGCTGTGA
- a CDS encoding MATE family efflux transporter yields the protein MSVSTAAEVDAPRGALVGEPLALTIRRVALPAVVANLLMTTFHNVDTYWIGRTLGPDALAAATSSIFWIWLVISIGEMVSIGLDAIAARRHGERRPSEAARTISEGFLLALLLGGAIALAAPFVLHWLFAVMNTGASVSAIGREYLGTYLLGMPLIFGFFAIDAAFRAKGDTRTPLYILAVTTVLGLVLDPILIRGLGPVPAFGVRGAALATLVPRGLGCIAGVIILQRRSMLRWAKPRWDVIASIARVGAPAALTGVAFSAIYVLLTRITTQFGTPALAALGLGFRIESVVYVVSVGMGAAVAAIVGQSMGADDPDRAERAGWTATGIVSIVGAVMAGASFFFAENFAAIFSTDPAVIAEAARYLRIAAFSQLFLGAEVVLESAMGGAGWTLWPMIGSSTITLSRLPIGAWAAAQWGTSGLWWTLALTAAARGLLMAALWGSGRWRRVRV from the coding sequence TTGTCAGTATCTACGGCAGCTGAAGTCGATGCGCCACGCGGCGCACTCGTCGGGGAGCCGTTAGCCCTCACGATTCGTCGTGTGGCGCTGCCGGCGGTCGTCGCGAATCTGCTCATGACCACGTTTCACAACGTGGACACGTACTGGATCGGACGTACGCTCGGCCCCGATGCGCTCGCTGCCGCGACGAGTTCGATCTTCTGGATCTGGCTCGTGATTTCCATCGGTGAGATGGTCAGCATCGGCCTCGATGCGATCGCCGCGCGTCGTCATGGCGAGCGTCGTCCGTCGGAGGCAGCGCGTACGATCAGTGAAGGGTTCCTGCTTGCGCTGCTGCTGGGCGGCGCGATCGCGCTGGCCGCGCCATTCGTGTTGCACTGGCTCTTCGCGGTGATGAATACTGGCGCCAGTGTCAGTGCCATCGGTCGCGAGTACCTCGGCACCTATCTGCTCGGCATGCCGCTCATCTTCGGCTTCTTCGCCATCGACGCCGCGTTCCGTGCGAAAGGCGACACGCGTACGCCGCTGTATATCCTGGCGGTGACGACGGTGCTGGGGCTCGTGCTCGACCCGATCCTCATTCGTGGATTGGGGCCCGTGCCCGCTTTCGGCGTTCGCGGCGCCGCACTCGCCACGCTCGTACCGCGTGGACTCGGCTGCATTGCCGGCGTGATCATCTTGCAGCGTCGTAGCATGCTGCGTTGGGCGAAGCCGCGCTGGGATGTGATCGCGAGTATTGCGCGTGTTGGCGCACCGGCCGCGCTCACGGGCGTGGCGTTCAGCGCGATCTACGTGCTGCTCACACGCATCACCACGCAGTTCGGTACACCGGCCTTGGCGGCACTTGGCCTCGGCTTTCGCATCGAGAGCGTGGTGTACGTCGTGTCGGTCGGCATGGGCGCAGCAGTGGCGGCAATCGTTGGGCAAAGCATGGGCGCGGACGATCCTGATCGGGCCGAACGCGCGGGGTGGACTGCCACCGGCATCGTAAGCATCGTCGGCGCGGTTATGGCAGGCGCGTCGTTCTTCTTTGCTGAGAACTTTGCGGCCATCTTCTCCACCGATCCGGCGGTGATTGCCGAGGCAGCGCGTTACCTGCGCATTGCCGCGTTCTCGCAGCTGTTTCTGGGCGCCGAGGTGGTGCTGGAAAGTGCGATGGGTGGGGCAGGGTGGACGTTGTGGCCGATGATTGGCTCCAGCACGATCACGCTATCGCGATTGCCGATCGGCGCGTGGGCGGCCGCGCAGTGGGGCACCAGCGGACTGTGGTGGACGCTGGCGCTCACCGCTGCGGCGCGCGGCCTCTTGATGGCGGCGCTGTGGGGCAGTGGACGGTGGCGGCGCGTGCGGGTCTGA
- a CDS encoding D-Ala-D-Ala carboxypeptidase family metallohydrolase, with amino-acid sequence MIRRRVALVLSGMAAITAAILYQPPAELLAGSSAESAKLAVPVVEAGPESRGVSGDVQMQFVRAGERVAFPVRVRGNAQGFTYQWIELRSNSSADVARPLRGDTLLAPLTPGFYELAVTRAGVVQRITEPRLAVLVPFELKLGSTLNGYQIGRYPAEWAHDEQAERPAGFAEVREADLELQLTRHIKVRDFVTHDRQTVWPRYVAVDPRVLDKIELVMRELARRRGEERMDFGVEVHSGFRTPIHNSGVEGSARDSRHLYGDAADIAIDADGDGKLTIFDAYRVEQAVDWVERLHPELAGGLGVYSSRRFSTPYCHIDARGERKRWRG; translated from the coding sequence GTGATTCGTCGTCGCGTGGCACTGGTGTTGAGCGGGATGGCCGCGATCACGGCGGCGATCCTGTATCAGCCGCCTGCGGAGCTGTTGGCCGGTTCATCCGCCGAGAGCGCGAAGCTCGCCGTGCCGGTCGTCGAAGCGGGTCCGGAGTCGCGCGGCGTGAGCGGTGATGTGCAGATGCAGTTTGTACGTGCCGGCGAGCGCGTCGCGTTTCCGGTGCGTGTGCGTGGCAACGCGCAGGGGTTCACGTACCAGTGGATCGAGCTGCGCAGCAACAGTTCCGCCGACGTGGCGCGTCCGCTGCGAGGCGACACGTTGCTCGCGCCGCTCACGCCGGGCTTCTACGAACTCGCCGTCACGCGAGCCGGTGTCGTGCAACGCATCACCGAGCCGCGACTTGCAGTGTTGGTGCCCTTCGAGCTCAAGCTTGGAAGCACGCTCAACGGTTACCAGATCGGCCGCTATCCTGCGGAATGGGCGCACGACGAGCAGGCCGAGCGTCCGGCCGGATTTGCCGAGGTGCGCGAGGCGGATCTCGAGCTGCAGCTCACCCGGCACATCAAAGTGCGCGATTTCGTCACGCACGACCGGCAAACGGTGTGGCCACGCTATGTCGCGGTCGACCCGCGCGTGCTCGACAAGATCGAACTGGTCATGCGCGAACTGGCGCGCCGTCGTGGTGAGGAGCGCATGGATTTTGGTGTCGAGGTGCACAGCGGCTTCCGCACCCCGATTCACAACTCCGGCGTGGAAGGGTCCGCTCGCGACTCGCGACACCTGTACGGTGATGCGGCCGACATCGCGATCGATGCCGACGGAGATGGCAAGCTGACGATTTTTGACGCCTATCGCGTCGAGCAGGCCGTGGACTGGGTGGAGCGGCTGCACCCAGAGTTGGCCGGTGGACTCGGCGTGTACAGCAGCCGACGCTTCTCCACGCCATATTGCCATATCGATGCGCGCGGCGAACGGAAACGCTGGCGCGGCTGA
- a CDS encoding P-loop NTPase — translation MQPLMERITGALAAVRNPRTGADVMAADMVRDIATTVDGKVRLTLLLAAADDATLVRDVRQAIEALTGVSDVRVDVRDPAQAEPTPARRAPTSAPPAMNQPQAPATGGMGRALPVMDSAPKAPPKVPEPVAYPQLGRIIAVSSGKGGVGKSTVAVNLAVALAKMGKRVGIMDADIYGPNLPLMLGVDAAPSVVDEKIIPLEAYGIKVMSIGFLIEKEQPAIWRGPIVMKILTQFLKDVAWGQLDYFLVDMPPGTGDAQLSLVQATQVHGAVIVTTPQQVSVGDALRGVKMFERTAVPVLGIVENMSYFENPETGKPIAVFGTGGGARLAAETNLPLIGQVPLDPRIQEGGDTGRPIIDAEPTSRAAKELEAIAQRVVERLVSIYGS, via the coding sequence ATGCAGCCTCTCATGGAGCGGATCACCGGCGCCCTCGCCGCGGTCCGCAACCCCCGTACCGGCGCCGATGTCATGGCCGCCGACATGGTGCGGGATATCGCCACCACCGTCGACGGTAAGGTGCGCCTCACGCTCCTGCTCGCCGCCGCCGACGACGCCACTCTCGTGCGCGACGTCCGCCAGGCCATCGAGGCGCTCACAGGCGTGTCCGATGTCCGCGTTGATGTGCGCGACCCCGCGCAAGCCGAACCCACGCCGGCGCGCCGCGCGCCGACCTCCGCACCGCCAGCCATGAACCAGCCGCAAGCACCAGCCACGGGCGGCATGGGACGCGCCCTCCCCGTCATGGATTCCGCCCCCAAGGCGCCGCCCAAGGTCCCCGAGCCGGTGGCCTATCCGCAGCTCGGTCGCATCATTGCCGTGTCGTCGGGCAAGGGCGGCGTGGGCAAAAGCACCGTGGCCGTGAATCTCGCCGTGGCGCTCGCCAAGATGGGGAAGCGCGTTGGCATCATGGACGCCGACATCTACGGCCCCAACCTGCCGCTCATGCTCGGCGTGGATGCGGCGCCGTCGGTGGTGGATGAGAAGATCATCCCGCTCGAAGCGTACGGCATCAAGGTGATGTCGATCGGCTTCCTGATCGAGAAAGAACAGCCGGCCATCTGGCGCGGACCGATCGTGATGAAGATCCTCACGCAGTTCCTGAAGGACGTGGCGTGGGGGCAGCTCGACTACTTCCTGGTCGATATGCCACCGGGCACCGGTGACGCGCAGCTCTCGCTCGTGCAGGCGACGCAGGTGCATGGCGCCGTGATCGTGACCACGCCGCAGCAGGTGTCGGTGGGCGACGCGCTGCGCGGCGTTAAGATGTTCGAGCGCACCGCCGTACCAGTACTCGGCATCGTGGAGAACATGTCGTACTTCGAGAACCCCGAAACGGGCAAGCCGATCGCCGTGTTCGGCACCGGCGGCGGCGCGCGGTTGGCTGCGGAAACCAACCTGCCGTTGATCGGACAGGTGCCGCTCGATCCGCGCATTCAGGAAGGCGGGGACACCGGCCGTCCGATAATCGACGCCGAGCCGACGTCGCGTGCGGCGAAGGAACTCGAAGCGATCGCGCAGCGCGTGGTGGAGCGCCTTGTCAGTATCTACGGCAGCTGA
- a CDS encoding amino acid permease has protein sequence MGIWSKKSITALRAEAASSEGGLKRTLGALNLTMLGIGAIIGAGIFVLTGTAAANFAGPGVSLSFVLAGLACLFAGLCYAEFASMIPIAGSAYTYSYATMGEGVAWFIGWNLVLEYLFAAATVAVGWSGYFSAMLDTVGIHVPAAFASAPLTVENGHQVVRAFTCVNTSTGGVLADAATKVAFATRDACTAAGGNAVDGLINLPAILLILALTMLLVRGVQESATFNNVIVAIKMTIVLLVIGFGFMYVNTDNWHPFIPEMVTNADGSTKYGMSGVLRAAPVVFFSYIGFDAVSTAAQEAKNPQRDLPIGMIASLLICTVLYILMSLVMTGLAPFQALGVAHPVSAALEAVPQLKWLENLVNIGAVAGLSSVVLVMLMGQPRIFYTMSRDGLLPKIFAKVHPKYQTPAASTWIVGLIAIVIAGFFPLGLLGELVSGGTLAAFATVCIGVLVLRKRSPELDRPFRTPWVPLVPIMGAGATLYMMFQLPGLTWTLLGVWTAIGMTVYFVYGMGNSKIGKQDKASGAK, from the coding sequence ATGGGAATCTGGTCCAAGAAGTCGATCACGGCGCTCCGCGCCGAGGCCGCGAGTTCCGAGGGCGGCCTGAAGCGAACGCTCGGCGCGCTCAACCTGACGATGCTGGGCATCGGCGCCATCATCGGCGCCGGCATCTTCGTCCTCACCGGTACCGCGGCGGCCAACTTCGCCGGACCGGGCGTCTCGCTTTCCTTCGTGCTGGCCGGTCTCGCGTGTCTGTTCGCGGGGCTCTGCTACGCCGAGTTCGCGTCGATGATTCCGATCGCCGGCTCGGCGTACACCTACAGCTACGCCACGATGGGTGAAGGCGTGGCGTGGTTCATCGGGTGGAATCTGGTGCTCGAGTATCTCTTCGCCGCGGCGACCGTGGCGGTGGGCTGGTCGGGGTACTTCAGCGCGATGCTCGACACGGTGGGAATTCACGTTCCAGCCGCGTTCGCCTCGGCGCCGCTGACGGTCGAGAACGGGCATCAGGTGGTCCGTGCGTTTACCTGTGTGAACACCAGCACCGGCGGGGTACTCGCCGATGCCGCGACCAAGGTCGCCTTCGCCACCCGTGACGCGTGCACGGCGGCGGGCGGCAACGCGGTGGATGGCCTGATCAATCTTCCCGCGATCCTGCTCATTCTGGCGTTGACGATGCTGCTGGTGCGTGGTGTGCAGGAATCGGCCACGTTCAACAACGTCATCGTCGCGATCAAGATGACGATCGTGCTCTTGGTGATCGGTTTCGGCTTCATGTACGTGAACACGGACAACTGGCATCCGTTCATTCCTGAGATGGTCACCAACGCCGATGGCAGCACGAAGTACGGCATGTCTGGCGTGCTGCGCGCGGCGCCGGTGGTGTTCTTCTCGTACATCGGCTTCGATGCCGTGTCCACGGCCGCGCAAGAGGCCAAGAATCCGCAGCGCGATCTGCCGATCGGTATGATTGCGTCCCTGTTGATCTGCACGGTGCTCTACATCCTGATGTCGTTGGTCATGACCGGACTCGCGCCCTTCCAGGCGCTCGGCGTCGCCCACCCGGTGTCGGCGGCCCTCGAGGCGGTCCCGCAGCTCAAGTGGCTCGAGAATCTGGTGAACATCGGCGCCGTGGCCGGCTTGTCGTCGGTCGTGCTCGTGATGCTCATGGGCCAGCCGCGCATCTTCTACACGATGTCGCGTGACGGTCTGCTGCCGAAGATCTTCGCCAAGGTGCACCCGAAGTATCAGACGCCGGCGGCGTCCACGTGGATCGTCGGTCTTATCGCCATCGTGATTGCCGGCTTCTTCCCGCTCGGCCTGCTCGGTGAGCTCGTGTCGGGTGGTACGTTGGCGGCCTTCGCCACCGTGTGCATCGGCGTGCTCGTACTCCGCAAGCGGTCGCCGGAACTCGATCGTCCGTTCCGTACGCCTTGGGTGCCACTCGTTCCCATCATGGGCGCCGGTGCCACGCTGTACATGATGTTCCAGTTGCCCGGCCTCACCTGGACGCTGCTCGGCGTTTGGACCGCGATCGGCATGACCGTCTACTTCGTGTACGGCATGGGTAACTCCAAGATCGGTAAGCAGGACAAGGCCAGCGGCGCCAAATGA
- a CDS encoding D-Ala-D-Ala carboxypeptidase family metallohydrolase, translating to MTVAGASACVVLVAFARPGYAEAAAARAATRASTRSIAAAPRIPLLDSLKGRSRKLRARFLSPNRAAGIPLLRELFGDSAVSRAGVYAANDAAGSFHFITMRPFADKVQGRIGSYRIGFFPSEKRSVRSATYGNPDGFLEVTALNQDTPISEHFRLRDFLTHDQATVWPKYLVLREPLVDKLELVLSELRRMGIPANKLRVMSGFRTPQYNEQGVGAGGRVQDSRHQYGDAADVYVVNGDRDWMSDLNRDGRVDTRDAKVLAQAAENVERDHPEFTGGVGIYKATSAHGPFVHIDVRGTRARWGAM from the coding sequence ATGACGGTGGCCGGGGCGTCGGCGTGCGTAGTCTTGGTAGCCTTTGCCCGTCCTGGCTACGCCGAAGCCGCAGCGGCACGCGCCGCTACCCGGGCCTCCACGCGGTCGATCGCCGCCGCGCCGCGCATCCCGCTTCTCGACTCTCTGAAAGGACGCAGTCGCAAGCTTCGGGCCCGCTTCCTCAGCCCGAACCGCGCGGCGGGAATCCCGCTCCTGCGTGAGCTGTTCGGAGACTCTGCCGTGTCTCGGGCCGGCGTGTATGCCGCCAACGATGCCGCTGGGTCGTTTCATTTCATCACCATGCGTCCCTTCGCTGACAAAGTGCAGGGTCGCATCGGCAGTTATCGCATCGGCTTCTTCCCGAGCGAAAAGCGATCGGTCCGATCGGCCACCTACGGCAATCCCGATGGTTTCCTCGAAGTGACGGCGCTCAATCAGGACACGCCGATCTCCGAGCATTTCCGGTTGCGCGATTTCCTCACGCATGATCAGGCCACCGTGTGGCCCAAGTATCTCGTCTTGCGCGAGCCGCTGGTCGATAAGCTTGAACTCGTGTTGAGCGAACTGCGCCGCATGGGCATCCCGGCGAATAAGCTTCGGGTCATGTCGGGCTTCCGCACCCCGCAGTACAACGAGCAGGGTGTTGGGGCCGGTGGACGCGTACAGGACAGCCGGCATCAGTACGGTGACGCGGCCGACGTGTACGTCGTGAACGGCGATCGTGACTGGATGAGCGATCTCAATCGCGATGGCCGCGTGGACACGCGCGATGCCAAGGTGTTGGCCCAGGCCGCCGAGAACGTGGAGCGTGACCATCCCGAGTTCACAGGCGGCGTCGGGATCTACAAAGCTACCTCGGCGCACGGCCCCTTCGTACACATCGACGTGCGTGGGACACGCGCCCGTTGGGGGGCGATGTGA
- a CDS encoding bifunctional oligoribonuclease/PAP phosphatase NrnA, whose product MSDGVLTASTIRRDAIGTWFATLRPGMTVALSTHINSDGDGCGSETALARLLAQRGIHARIVNPTPWPAMFNFLLGDDIEEASARGAAGLDGIDALIVLDINDIRRLGQLADTVRALTVPISVVDHHVAGDEPVGHIAVADTAACATAELVFDIAITLGLDVTPAIAQSLYAAILTDTGSFRFSNTSPRAHAIAAALLAAGVNPEEMYRRIYAQVSVGRLQLLREALATLHADHEIGLSYISVAAGAMERFDITSEELDGIVEHPRSITGTRMAMFFRDLGHGKVKVSFRSTGSVDVQQFARRYGGGGHAKASGALLTGNLAEVQEQVVADARAYLTGGDTAAE is encoded by the coding sequence ATGAGTGATGGCGTGCTGACGGCGTCGACGATACGCCGTGACGCCATCGGGACGTGGTTTGCGACGCTGCGCCCGGGTATGACGGTGGCGCTGTCGACGCACATCAATTCCGATGGCGACGGGTGCGGTTCGGAGACGGCGTTGGCACGCCTGCTGGCGCAGCGGGGGATTCACGCGCGCATCGTGAATCCCACGCCGTGGCCGGCCATGTTCAATTTCCTCCTCGGTGACGACATCGAGGAGGCCAGCGCACGCGGGGCCGCCGGTCTCGACGGGATCGACGCGCTGATCGTGCTCGACATCAACGACATTCGCCGACTCGGTCAGCTGGCCGACACGGTGCGTGCGCTGACCGTACCGATTTCGGTGGTCGATCACCACGTGGCCGGCGATGAGCCGGTGGGTCACATCGCCGTGGCCGATACCGCGGCCTGTGCCACCGCCGAGTTGGTGTTCGACATCGCGATCACATTGGGCCTCGACGTCACGCCGGCGATCGCGCAGTCGCTGTACGCGGCGATTCTCACCGACACCGGCAGCTTCCGGTTCAGCAACACGTCGCCGCGCGCGCATGCGATTGCCGCCGCGCTCCTGGCGGCCGGCGTGAACCCGGAAGAGATGTACCGGCGCATCTATGCGCAGGTGAGCGTGGGTCGCTTGCAGTTGCTGCGCGAGGCGCTCGCCACCTTGCATGCCGACCATGAGATCGGTCTGTCGTACATCTCGGTGGCCGCCGGCGCGATGGAGCGCTTCGACATCACGAGCGAGGAGCTGGACGGTATCGTGGAGCACCCGCGCTCGATCACGGGTACGCGGATGGCGATGTTTTTCCGCGATCTCGGGCACGGCAAGGTGAAGGTGTCATTCCGGAGCACCGGCTCGGTGGACGTGCAGCAGTTCGCGCGTCGGTACGGTGGCGGTGGCCACGCGAAGGCGTCAGGGGCGTTGCTGACGGGGAATCTCGCGGAGGTGCAGGAGCAGGTGGTGGCGGATGCGCGCGCATATCTGACGGGCGGAGACACGGCGGCGGAGTAG
- a CDS encoding DUF1232 domain-containing protein, whose protein sequence is MTTDRLEELPPEPARERHFDKMAREREADRRDGRPERGLFTGRGRKDSTPPDDDATRRTRRRRSSEDDFEEPARPQTGMKRSVLRAIQQIPAYLRLLVGLVGDSRVSKFDRFLVLAAGAYMVSPIDFIPDLIPFLGEVDDLFLLMTALQRLVANAGRTVLLDHWRGDPDALEDVNLARLVSAAGFFLPARLRRRLRKMAGR, encoded by the coding sequence ATGACCACGGATCGCCTAGAGGAACTGCCGCCGGAGCCGGCGCGCGAGCGCCATTTCGACAAGATGGCTCGGGAGCGCGAGGCCGACCGTCGAGACGGACGTCCGGAGCGAGGCCTGTTTACCGGCCGCGGTCGCAAGGACTCGACCCCACCCGATGACGACGCGACGCGTCGTACGCGGCGTCGCCGCTCGAGCGAGGACGACTTCGAGGAGCCCGCGCGCCCGCAGACGGGCATGAAACGCTCGGTGTTACGCGCCATCCAACAGATTCCCGCCTATCTACGGTTGCTGGTTGGGTTGGTGGGCGACAGTCGTGTGTCGAAGTTCGACCGCTTCCTCGTGTTGGCTGCGGGCGCCTACATGGTGTCGCCGATCGATTTCATTCCCGATCTGATCCCGTTCCTGGGCGAGGTCGATGACCTGTTCCTGCTGATGACCGCGCTGCAGCGGCTGGTCGCCAACGCGGGGCGCACCGTGTTGCTCGACCACTGGCGCGGCGACCCGGACGCCCTCGAGGATGTGAATCTCGCGCGGCTCGTTAGTGCGGCCGGATTCTTCCTGCCTGCGCGCCTCCGTCGTCGTCTCCGCAAAATGGCCGGGCGCTGA